Genomic window (Thomasclavelia spiroformis DSM 1552):
ACCAGCTAACATTGGCCCACCAGAAACAAATACAGTAGGAATATTTAAACGAGCAGCTGCCATCAATAACCCCGGTACGTTTTTATCACAGTTAGGAATCATTACTAAACCATCAAACTGATGAGCTGTTGCTAAAGCTTCAGTACTATCAGCAATCAATTCACGAGTTACTAAAGAATATTTCATTCCTGTATGATTCATTGCGATTCCATCACATACAGCAATAGCAGGAACTTCAACTGGCACCCCACCTGCCAAATAAATTCCTTTCTTTACCGCATCTGCAATCTTATCAAGATTCATATGCCCTGGTACAATTTCATTATATGAATTTACAACCCCAATCAAAGGACGTTGTAACTCTTCATCAGTATAACCTAAAGCATTAAACAACGAACGATGTGGCGCTCTTTCAGTTCCACTTTTTACATTATCACTACGCATAATTTACCCCCTTACATATTAGCAACAATCAAGTCGCCCATTTCTTTAGTACCAACTAAAGTTTTACCATCTGACATAATATCACTAGTACGATATCCTTGTTTCAATACCTTTTCAATCGCCTCTTCAATAACATTTGCTTCTCTATCCAAATCAAAAGAATAACGTAACATCATTGCAGCCGATAAAATAGTTGCAATTGGATTAGCAATATTTTTACCAGCAATATCCGGTGCACTACCATGACTTGGTTCATACATTCCAAATTTATCTTCACGAAGTGAAGCACTCGATAACATCCCAATTGAACCAGTTACCATACTTGCTTCATCACTTAAAATATCTCCAAACATATTTTCAGTCAAAATTACATCAAATTGCTTTGGATCTTTAACTAACTGCATTGCACAGTTATCAACTAACATATGTTCTAATGTAACTTCTGGATAATCCTTAGCTACTTCACTTACAACTTTACGCCATAATCTAGATGTATCAATAACATTTGCTTTATCAACACTAGTAACTTTTTTATTTCGTTTCATCGCTATATCAAAAGCTCTTTTAGCAATTCTTCTAATTTCAGTTTCACTATAACTCATTGAATCATAAGCAACTAATTGATCATTTTCTTTCTTAGTCGTACGTTTTCCAAAATATAACCCACCAGTAAGCTCACGCATGATCATCATATCAAAACCACCAGTTATTAACTCTTCTTTTAATGGACAAGCCCCTTTTAGTTCATCATACAAAACAGCAGGTCTTAGATTTGCAAATAACCCAAGCTCTTTTCTAATTTTTAACAATCCTGCTTCAGGACGAAGATTCGGTTCTAGTTTATACCATGGTGATGTTGTCGTATCGCCACCAATTGACCCCAGTAAAACACTATCCCCTTTTTTAGCAATCTCTAATGCTTCATCTGTTAAAGGAACACCATATTCATCAATTGAAGCCCCGCCCATCAATATTTGCGTATAATTAAATTTATGATTATATTTATCAGCGATTGCATCTAATACTTTTATCGCTTCATTAACAATTTCCGGTCCAATTCCATCACCTTTAATTACTGTAATATTTTTTTCCATAATTCCTACCCTTTCTTTGAATTTACATAGTTAACTAAACCATCTACTTCAATCATTTTTTGTAAAAATTCTGGAAATGGTTGACTTTGAAAAGATGTTCCTTTAGTAACATTAGTGATTATTCCAGTTGAAAAATCAACAGTTACTTCATCACCTTGATCAATTCCATCAACCGCTTCTGGACATTCCATAATTGGAAAACCAATATTAATCGCATTGCGATAGAAAATACGTGCAAAACTACGCGCAATTACACATTTTGTTCCAGCAGTTTTTAAACATAATGGTGCATGTTCTCTTGAAGAACCACATCCAAAATTCTTCCCAGCTACAATAATATCTCCGTTTTCAACAGTTTTTGCAAAATCAGGATCAATATCCACCATTGCATGACTTGCTAATTCCTTTGCATCAAAAGAATTCAAATAACGAGCAGGAATGATTACATCTGTATCAACATTATCT
Coding sequences:
- the leuD gene encoding 3-isopropylmalate dehydratase small subunit — its product is MKIYKYGDNVDTDVIIPARYLNSFDAKELASHAMVDIDPDFAKTVENGDIIVAGKNFGCGSSREHAPLCLKTAGTKCVIARSFARIFYRNAINIGFPIMECPEAVDGIDQGDEVTVDFSTGIITNVTKGTSFQSQPFPEFLQKMIEVDGLVNYVNSKKG
- the leuB gene encoding 3-isopropylmalate dehydrogenase — protein: MEKNITVIKGDGIGPEIVNEAIKVLDAIADKYNHKFNYTQILMGGASIDEYGVPLTDEALEIAKKGDSVLLGSIGGDTTTSPWYKLEPNLRPEAGLLKIRKELGLFANLRPAVLYDELKGACPLKEELITGGFDMMIMRELTGGLYFGKRTTKKENDQLVAYDSMSYSETEIRRIAKRAFDIAMKRNKKVTSVDKANVIDTSRLWRKVVSEVAKDYPEVTLEHMLVDNCAMQLVKDPKQFDVILTENMFGDILSDEASMVTGSIGMLSSASLREDKFGMYEPSHGSAPDIAGKNIANPIATILSAAMMLRYSFDLDREANVIEEAIEKVLKQGYRTSDIMSDGKTLVGTKEMGDLIVANM